A window of Pseudomonas mucidolens contains these coding sequences:
- the aqpZ gene encoding aquaporin Z yields MSLFKRSVTEGLGTFWLVLGGCGSAVLAAAFPGVGIGLLGVSLAFGLTVLTMAFAIGHISGCHLNPAVSVGLVVGGRFPARELPAYIVAQVIGGVVAAALLYFIASGKPGFELASGLASNGYGEHSPGGYSMAAGFVTELVMTAMFVLIILGATDRRAPAGLAPIAIGLGLTLIHLVSIPVTNTSVNPARSTGPALIVGGWAIQQLWLFWLAPILGAVIGGITYRWLGKEQAA; encoded by the coding sequence ATGTCTTTGTTCAAACGTTCCGTCACGGAAGGTCTAGGTACGTTTTGGCTGGTGCTGGGGGGTTGCGGGAGTGCGGTATTAGCCGCAGCGTTCCCGGGTGTCGGAATTGGTCTACTGGGGGTTTCCCTGGCATTTGGACTGACGGTACTGACCATGGCGTTCGCCATCGGCCATATCAGCGGCTGTCATCTCAACCCGGCAGTCTCCGTGGGGTTGGTGGTGGGCGGGAGGTTTCCGGCCAGGGAGTTGCCAGCGTACATCGTGGCGCAAGTGATCGGCGGCGTGGTGGCCGCGGCATTGCTTTACTTCATTGCCAGCGGCAAACCGGGCTTCGAACTGGCCTCGGGGCTCGCCTCCAATGGTTATGGCGAGCACTCGCCCGGCGGATACTCCATGGCGGCAGGGTTTGTCACCGAGTTGGTAATGACCGCGATGTTCGTGCTGATCATTCTCGGTGCAACTGACCGTCGTGCACCTGCCGGCCTGGCACCGATTGCCATTGGCCTGGGGCTGACCCTGATCCACCTGGTTTCCATCCCCGTCACCAACACCTCGGTCAACCCGGCTCGCAGCACGGGGCCTGCGCTGATTGTCGGCGGCTGGGCGATCCAACAACTGTGGCTGTTCTGGCTCGCACCGATCCTTGGCGCGGTGATCGGCGGTATCACCTATCGTTGGCTGGGCAAAGAACAAGCAGCCTGA
- a CDS encoding GNAT family N-acetyltransferase produces the protein MRLQRLNTLSEIAPDEWNALVPEEQPFLRHGFLSALEDSASLGAQSGWQPEHLLHYEGGRLLAALPSYRKWHSYGEYVFDHGWADACARAGIDYYPKLLTAVPFSPVSGPRLLAASAADGFELLKSLPGYLEIEGLSSAHINFTDALTDDALAQQADWLQRLGCQFHWQNRGYRDFQDFLDALSSRKRKQLRKEREQVAGQGIEFEWLQGHELSEAQWDFVYACYANTYAVRRQAPYLTRAFFSLLAERMPHAIRVVLAKQGTRPVAMAFSLVGGKSFYGRYWGCLAEFDRLHFETCFYQGMDYAIEHGLQRFDAGAQGEHKLIRGFEPVITRSWHYLRHPGLKTAVADFLERERMGVLAYAEEARSALPYRQG, from the coding sequence ATGCGGTTACAACGCTTGAATACGCTCTCCGAGATTGCGCCGGATGAATGGAACGCATTGGTTCCCGAGGAGCAGCCGTTTCTACGCCATGGTTTCCTCAGCGCCCTTGAAGACAGTGCCAGTCTCGGTGCGCAATCGGGCTGGCAGCCGGAACATTTGCTGCATTACGAAGGCGGACGGCTGCTTGCCGCATTGCCCAGTTATCGTAAATGGCACTCCTACGGCGAATACGTCTTCGACCATGGCTGGGCCGATGCGTGCGCGCGTGCGGGCATCGACTACTACCCAAAATTGTTGACGGCGGTTCCTTTCAGCCCGGTCAGCGGACCACGGCTGTTGGCAGCGAGTGCGGCGGACGGTTTCGAGTTGCTCAAGAGCCTGCCCGGCTACCTGGAAATCGAAGGGCTTTCCAGCGCCCATATCAATTTCACGGACGCCCTGACCGACGACGCCCTGGCTCAACAGGCGGATTGGCTACAGCGCCTGGGTTGCCAGTTTCATTGGCAAAACCGTGGGTATCGGGACTTCCAGGATTTTCTCGATGCGTTGAGTTCACGCAAGCGCAAACAGCTGCGCAAGGAGCGCGAGCAGGTGGCGGGGCAAGGGATCGAGTTCGAATGGTTGCAAGGTCACGAGCTGAGCGAGGCCCAGTGGGATTTTGTCTACGCCTGTTACGCCAACACCTACGCGGTGCGTCGGCAGGCGCCTTACCTGACCCGAGCGTTCTTCAGTCTGTTGGCTGAGCGCATGCCGCACGCCATCCGCGTAGTGCTGGCCAAACAAGGGACGCGGCCCGTGGCGATGGCGTTCAGCCTGGTGGGTGGTAAGAGCTTTTATGGACGTTACTGGGGCTGTCTTGCCGAGTTCGACCGGCTGCATTTCGAAACGTGTTTCTATCAAGGCATGGACTATGCCATCGAGCATGGCTTGCAACGTTTCGATGCGGGCGCCCAGGGGGAGCACAAGCTGATTCGCGGGTTTGAACCGGTGATTACCCGTTCCTGGCATTACTTGCGCCATCCGGGACTGAAAACGGCGGTGGCGGATTTCCTCGAGCGCGAGCGAATGGGCGTTCTGGCGTATGCCGAAGAAGCGCGCTCAGCCCTGCCGTATCGCCAGGGCTGA
- a CDS encoding OprO/OprP family phosphate-selective porin — protein MIRKHFAGFAASALALAVTAQAFAGTVTTDGADIVVKTKGGLEVATTDQNFSFKLGGRLQADYGSFDGFYTKNGDSADAAYMRRAFLELGGTVYKDFKYQISYDFSHNAGNSDDGYFGEASMSYVGFKPVTIRVGRFDPDFGLEKATSSKWVTGIERNSAYELADWVNGHENGLGIQVSSTIADMAYLSASVASKDINDEDGKSVKQFNGRAVFAPMHEAGNVLHFGLDVAVRDLSDAAFDSRIRPRLGVRGVSTSGGNDAGSNGNRATFGGGTGLTSNLTAVGAYDTDTVFGGEFAFATGPLSLQAEYLTRKMKADSDAYQDVKARGFYGQVAYTLTGEARTYKLEGGKFDTIKPENKQFGAWEVFYRYDNLRVDDKNIVTNSATREVGDAKASLNTVGVNWYANEAVKVSLNYVKASTDKITNANGDDSGDAVVGRVQYVF, from the coding sequence ATGATCCGTAAGCACTTCGCCGGTTTCGCGGCCAGCGCCCTGGCCCTGGCCGTTACCGCCCAGGCTTTCGCTGGTACTGTCACTACTGATGGCGCCGATATCGTAGTCAAAACCAAGGGCGGCCTTGAGGTTGCTACTACCGACCAGAACTTCAGCTTCAAGCTGGGTGGTCGCTTGCAGGCCGATTACGGCTCATTTGACGGTTTCTACACCAAGAACGGTGACTCCGCCGACGCCGCCTACATGCGTCGCGCTTTCCTGGAACTGGGCGGCACCGTCTACAAGGACTTCAAATACCAGATCAGCTACGATTTCTCCCACAACGCCGGCAACTCTGACGACGGTTACTTCGGCGAAGCTTCCATGTCCTACGTGGGCTTCAAGCCTGTGACCATCCGTGTCGGTCGTTTCGACCCGGATTTCGGCCTGGAAAAAGCCACCAGTTCCAAGTGGGTAACCGGCATCGAGCGTAACTCGGCTTATGAACTCGCCGATTGGGTAAACGGCCACGAAAACGGCCTGGGCATCCAGGTCAGCTCGACAATTGCCGACATGGCCTATCTGTCCGCCAGCGTCGCCTCCAAAGACATCAACGACGAAGACGGCAAAAGCGTGAAGCAATTCAACGGCCGTGCGGTGTTCGCTCCGATGCATGAAGCCGGCAACGTCCTGCACTTCGGTCTGGATGTGGCGGTGCGTGATTTGAGCGATGCGGCATTCGACTCGCGGATCCGTCCTCGTCTCGGCGTGCGTGGTGTGTCGACCAGCGGCGGCAACGATGCCGGCTCCAACGGCAACCGCGCCACTTTTGGCGGCGGCACTGGCCTGACCTCCAACCTGACAGCAGTCGGCGCGTATGACACTGACACCGTGTTTGGCGGTGAATTCGCTTTCGCCACTGGCCCATTGTCGCTGCAGGCTGAATACCTGACTCGCAAAATGAAGGCTGACAGCGACGCTTACCAGGACGTCAAGGCCCGTGGTTTCTACGGCCAGGTGGCGTACACCCTGACTGGCGAAGCGCGCACCTACAAACTCGAAGGCGGCAAGTTCGACACCATCAAGCCCGAAAACAAGCAGTTCGGCGCCTGGGAAGTGTTCTACCGCTACGACAACCTGCGTGTTGACGACAAAAACATCGTGACCAACAGCGCTACCCGCGAAGTCGGTGATGCCAAGGCCAGCCTGAACACCGTCGGTGTGAACTGGTACGCGAATGAGGCGGTCAAGGTATCCCTGAACTACGTCAAGGCCAGCACCGACAAAATCACCAATGCCAACGGTGATGACAGCGGTGATGCGGTTGTAGGTCGTGTGCAGTACGTGTTCTAA
- a CDS encoding anti-sigma factor family protein translates to MLTCREQVALSSDYLDGQLSFGDRLLMRHHLMFCPNCRRFIRQMRLVQATLRVMPEPPMAEIDELVERLAAEHARKP, encoded by the coding sequence ATGTTGACGTGTAGAGAACAAGTGGCGCTTTCCAGCGACTACCTCGACGGGCAGTTGTCCTTTGGTGACCGTCTGTTGATGCGCCATCACTTGATGTTCTGCCCTAATTGCCGACGCTTTATCCGCCAGATGCGCCTGGTGCAGGCTACGCTGCGCGTCATGCCCGAGCCCCCGATGGCCGAGATCGACGAACTCGTCGAGCGGTTGGCTGCCGAGCACGCCCGCAAGCCCTAA
- a CDS encoding RNA polymerase sigma factor — MAAADDTQLLERLLKGEQQAYKELLTTYQSAMRAVAYAIVGQRHADEVVQDAWLSVVRNLAAFEGRSSLKTWLLTITANSAKGRYKQNRREVLLDDLPAPHGSVGDERFSASDGHWLVAPFAWHEDTPEALLTAGELRECLEHTLLSLSELQSSVLLLRERQGLELEEICNLLQISLSNVRVLLHRARLKVFATVEHFEETGEC; from the coding sequence ATGGCCGCAGCGGACGACACGCAGTTGCTTGAACGCCTGCTCAAGGGTGAGCAGCAGGCCTACAAAGAGTTGCTCACCACTTACCAGAGCGCCATGCGTGCCGTGGCTTACGCCATCGTGGGCCAGCGTCATGCCGACGAAGTGGTACAAGACGCCTGGCTCTCGGTGGTGCGCAACCTGGCAGCGTTCGAAGGCCGCTCCAGCCTCAAGACCTGGCTGCTGACCATCACTGCCAATTCGGCCAAGGGCCGCTACAAGCAAAACCGCCGCGAAGTGTTGCTGGATGACTTGCCGGCGCCCCATGGGAGCGTCGGCGATGAACGGTTTTCGGCGAGTGACGGCCACTGGCTGGTCGCCCCGTTCGCCTGGCACGAGGACACCCCGGAGGCGCTGCTGACCGCAGGTGAGTTGCGTGAATGCCTGGAGCACACGCTGTTGAGCTTGTCCGAACTGCAAAGCAGCGTGCTGTTGTTGCGAGAACGCCAGGGGTTGGAGCTGGAAGAAATTTGTAATCTTCTGCAGATATCGCTCTCCAATGTTCGGGTGCTCTTGCATCGGGCACGGCTTAAAGTCTTCGCCACGGTGGAGCATTTTGAGGAAACCGGCGAATGTTGA
- a CDS encoding beta-ketoacyl-ACP synthase III yields MHNVVISGTGLYTPANSISNEELVQSFNAYVQQFNADHAVAIEQGDVQALTESSAAFIEKASGIKSRFVMDKEGILDPQRMTPRLPERSNDEWSILCQMAVGAAEQALQRAGKTAADIDGVIVACSNLQRAYPAIAIEVQEALGIQGFGFDMNVACSSATFGIQNACNSIQLGQARAILMVNPEICTGHLNFRDRDSHFIFGDAATAVILERADLATSEYQFDIVSTKLLTKFSNNIRNNFGFLNRAAEEGIGASDKLFVQEGRKVFRDVCPMVAELIGQHLLENQLSVTDVKRFWLHQANLSMNHLIVKKLLGREAEVEEAPVILDTYANTSSAGSVIAFHTYQDDLPKGAVAVLSSFGAGYSIGSVILRKR; encoded by the coding sequence GTGCATAACGTCGTCATCAGCGGCACTGGCCTGTACACCCCGGCCAACAGCATTTCCAACGAAGAGCTGGTGCAGTCTTTCAATGCTTACGTCCAACAGTTCAATGCCGACCATGCGGTGGCCATCGAGCAGGGCGACGTTCAGGCGTTGACCGAATCCAGCGCAGCCTTTATCGAAAAGGCATCGGGCATCAAGAGCCGCTTTGTCATGGACAAGGAGGGCATTCTCGACCCGCAGCGCATGACTCCGCGCCTTCCCGAGCGCTCCAATGACGAGTGGTCGATCCTTTGCCAGATGGCGGTGGGCGCAGCCGAGCAAGCCTTGCAGCGCGCCGGCAAGACCGCCGCCGATATCGACGGCGTGATTGTCGCCTGTTCCAACCTGCAGCGGGCCTATCCGGCCATTGCCATCGAAGTCCAGGAAGCCCTCGGGATTCAGGGTTTCGGCTTCGACATGAACGTCGCGTGCTCCTCGGCCACGTTCGGTATCCAGAACGCCTGCAACAGCATTCAACTGGGCCAGGCCCGGGCGATCCTGATGGTCAACCCGGAGATTTGCACCGGTCACTTGAACTTCCGTGATCGTGACAGCCACTTCATCTTCGGCGATGCGGCGACGGCGGTGATTCTCGAGCGGGCTGACCTGGCCACCTCCGAGTATCAGTTCGATATCGTCAGCACCAAGCTGTTGACCAAGTTCTCCAATAACATCCGCAACAATTTTGGTTTCCTCAATCGCGCGGCGGAAGAGGGCATTGGTGCGTCGGACAAGCTTTTCGTGCAAGAAGGCCGCAAGGTTTTCCGCGATGTCTGTCCGATGGTTGCCGAGTTGATCGGCCAGCATCTGCTTGAAAACCAGTTGAGTGTCACCGACGTGAAGCGCTTCTGGCTGCACCAGGCCAACTTGAGCATGAACCACCTGATCGTCAAGAAACTGCTGGGTCGTGAAGCCGAGGTGGAAGAGGCTCCGGTGATTCTCGATACGTACGCCAACACCAGCTCGGCAGGTTCGGTGATTGCTTTCCATACCTATCAGGACGACTTGCCCAAAGGGGCGGTCGCGGTACTCAGCTCGTTTGGTGCCGGGTATTCGATTGGCAGTGTGATTCTGCGCAAACGCTAA
- the hrpA gene encoding ATP-dependent RNA helicase HrpA — protein sequence MTDQAPAIDQLLKNLDHAMLADRHRLRRQLLELRKKPDEDKLAQWVARMQASCAQVTARRASVPSIRYDDSLPIAAKRDEIKAALLKHQVLIIAGETGSGKTTQLPKICLEIGRGQYGLIGHTQPRRIAARSVASRVAEELATPLGALVGYQVRFEDQSDGNTLIKLMTDGILLAETQNDRYLERYDTIIVDEAHERSLNIDFLLGYLKTLLPRRPDLKVIITSATIDLERFSKHFDDAPIVEVSGRTFPVETWYRPLTLEQDEEGNRVEDDLTVDQAILATLDEIAAFERSERKSPGDVLVFLPGEREIRDAADMLRKAQLKHTEILPLYARLSPAEQQRIFQSHPGRRVVLATNVAETSLTVPGIRYVIDSGTARISRYSYRAKVQRLPIEAVSQASANQRKGRCGRVEPGICVRLYSEEDFIGRPEFTDPEILRTNLAAVILQMLHLRLGEITDFPFIEPPDGKAISDGFNLLQELSAVDRNSQLTPLGRQLARLPVDPRMGRMLLEAAKLGSLQEVLIVASAMSIQDPRERPPERQQAADQAHAQWKDPDSDFAGLVNLWRGFEEQRQELTASPLRNWCRKNFLNYLRLREWRDSHRQLSLICRDMQLSVNKEPADFPKLHKAVLSGLLSQIGQKTEDGDYLGARQRRFWIHPSSGIGKKRPQWLMTAELVETTKLYARMVAKIDADWIEPLAGHLIKKNHFEPHWEKKRGQVVAFEQITLFGLIVVGRRPVHYGPVDPLVSRELFIREGLVRGEIQSRAKCLAANKQLLEQLDELEAKARRRDILADEETLYAFYDARLPAEIHQTATFDSWYKVNSQKNPQLLIMREEDVLAREASEVTAAHYPDTLHLGDLALSLSYHFEPNHPRDGVTVRVPAPLLPALPAERLEWLVPGLIEAKCIALVRNLPKALRKNFVPVPDFVKAALQRIEFAQGSLPQALGRELLRMTGARVSDEAWAEAAQQVESHLKMNLEVVDAQGKFLGEGRDLAQLTARFVEASQAALAVPQTAKSQQPVEAKVFAAVAEKTQQNIAGLSMTVYPALIEENGTVKEGRFSTAAEAEFQHRRALQRLLMQQLAEPAKFLRGKLPGLTELGLMYRELGRIDALVEDILLASLDNCILEGEASLPRDGSGLAALAERKRGGWTEHAERLARLTLEVLKLWHGLQKRFKGKIDLAQAVALNDIKQQLSNLVYPGFVRETPAQWFKELPRYLKAIELRLEKLPGQVQKDRVWSTELSGLWSQYQTRLNKHAQEGKRDPQLELYRWWLEEYRVSLFAQQLGTKVPISDKRLSKQWSQVEA from the coding sequence ATGACTGACCAAGCACCCGCTATCGACCAACTGCTGAAGAATCTCGACCACGCCATGCTCGCTGACCGCCATCGCCTGCGTCGGCAGTTGCTCGAACTGCGCAAGAAGCCTGATGAGGACAAGCTTGCTCAGTGGGTGGCGCGCATGCAGGCGTCTTGCGCCCAGGTCACTGCGCGACGCGCCAGCGTTCCGTCGATTCGCTACGATGACAGCTTGCCCATCGCCGCCAAGCGCGATGAAATCAAAGCCGCGCTGCTCAAACATCAGGTGCTGATCATTGCCGGCGAGACCGGTTCGGGTAAAACCACGCAGTTGCCGAAGATCTGCCTGGAGATCGGTCGCGGCCAATATGGGCTGATCGGTCATACCCAACCCCGGCGGATTGCCGCGCGCAGTGTGGCGAGCCGGGTCGCTGAAGAGTTGGCCACGCCGCTGGGCGCGCTGGTCGGTTATCAGGTGCGTTTCGAGGACCAGAGTGACGGCAACACCCTGATCAAGCTGATGACCGATGGCATCCTGCTCGCGGAAACCCAGAACGATCGCTACCTCGAGCGCTACGACACGATCATCGTCGACGAGGCCCACGAGCGCAGCCTCAACATCGACTTCCTGTTGGGTTACCTGAAAACCCTGCTGCCACGGCGCCCCGACCTGAAGGTCATCATCACCTCGGCCACCATCGATCTGGAACGCTTTTCCAAGCACTTCGACGATGCGCCGATTGTCGAAGTCTCGGGTCGTACCTTCCCCGTGGAAACCTGGTATCGGCCGCTGACGCTGGAGCAGGACGAGGAGGGCAACCGCGTCGAGGACGACTTGACGGTGGATCAGGCGATTCTCGCGACCCTGGATGAAATCGCGGCCTTCGAACGCAGCGAGCGCAAGAGCCCCGGCGATGTGCTGGTGTTCCTGCCCGGTGAGCGCGAGATTCGCGACGCCGCGGACATGTTGCGCAAGGCCCAGCTCAAGCACACCGAGATTTTGCCGCTGTACGCGCGCTTGTCGCCGGCCGAACAGCAGCGCATTTTCCAGTCGCATCCGGGACGCCGCGTGGTGCTGGCCACCAACGTCGCGGAAACCTCGCTGACGGTGCCGGGCATTCGCTATGTGATCGACAGCGGAACCGCGCGCATCAGCCGTTACAGCTACCGTGCCAAGGTCCAGCGCCTGCCCATCGAAGCGGTCTCCCAGGCCAGCGCGAATCAGCGTAAAGGCCGCTGTGGCCGGGTCGAGCCGGGTATCTGCGTGCGCTTGTACAGCGAAGAGGATTTCATCGGGCGTCCGGAATTTACCGACCCGGAAATCCTGCGCACCAACCTCGCGGCGGTGATCCTGCAAATGTTGCACCTGCGCCTGGGCGAGATCACTGATTTCCCGTTTATCGAACCGCCGGATGGCAAGGCCATCAGCGACGGTTTTAATCTGCTGCAAGAGCTGTCCGCGGTGGATCGCAATAGCCAGTTGACCCCGCTGGGCCGCCAGTTGGCACGCCTGCCGGTGGATCCGCGCATGGGCCGCATGTTGCTGGAGGCGGCAAAACTCGGCAGTTTGCAGGAGGTGTTGATCGTCGCCAGCGCGATGTCGATCCAGGATCCCCGCGAGCGTCCTCCGGAGCGCCAACAAGCGGCCGACCAGGCTCACGCACAATGGAAGGACCCGGATTCGGACTTCGCCGGCCTGGTCAATCTGTGGCGTGGCTTTGAAGAGCAGCGTCAGGAATTGACCGCCAGCCCGCTGCGTAACTGGTGTCGCAAGAACTTCCTGAACTACCTGCGCTTGCGCGAGTGGCGCGATTCTCATCGGCAGTTGAGCTTGATCTGTCGCGACATGCAGTTGAGCGTCAACAAAGAGCCCGCGGATTTTCCGAAACTGCACAAGGCGGTGCTTTCCGGCCTGCTGAGTCAGATTGGCCAGAAGACCGAGGACGGCGATTACCTCGGCGCGCGTCAACGGCGCTTCTGGATTCATCCGTCGTCGGGGATTGGCAAGAAGCGCCCGCAATGGTTGATGACCGCCGAACTGGTGGAAACCACCAAGCTGTATGCGCGCATGGTGGCGAAGATCGATGCCGACTGGATCGAACCGCTGGCGGGTCACCTGATTAAGAAAAACCACTTCGAACCCCATTGGGAGAAGAAGCGCGGCCAGGTGGTGGCGTTTGAGCAGATCACTCTGTTTGGGCTGATTGTGGTCGGTCGCCGGCCGGTGCATTACGGGCCGGTGGATCCGCTGGTCTCGCGTGAGCTGTTTATCCGCGAAGGGCTGGTACGTGGTGAGATTCAATCGCGCGCCAAGTGCCTCGCGGCGAATAAACAGCTGTTGGAGCAGCTCGACGAACTGGAAGCCAAGGCCCGCCGTCGCGACATCCTGGCTGATGAAGAAACCCTGTATGCGTTCTACGACGCACGTCTGCCGGCGGAGATTCACCAGACGGCGACTTTCGACAGTTGGTACAAGGTCAACAGCCAGAAGAACCCGCAACTGCTGATCATGCGCGAGGAAGACGTGCTGGCCCGGGAAGCCAGCGAGGTCACCGCCGCGCATTATCCGGACACCTTGCACCTGGGTGACCTGGCCCTGTCCTTGAGTTACCACTTCGAACCCAACCATCCCCGCGACGGCGTGACCGTGCGCGTGCCGGCGCCGCTGTTGCCGGCGCTGCCCGCCGAGCGTCTGGAGTGGCTGGTGCCGGGGCTGATCGAAGCCAAGTGCATCGCCCTGGTGCGTAACCTGCCCAAGGCGTTGCGCAAGAACTTCGTGCCGGTGCCGGACTTCGTCAAGGCCGCGCTGCAACGCATCGAATTCGCCCAGGGCTCGCTGCCCCAGGCGCTGGGGCGCGAGCTGTTGCGCATGACCGGCGCGCGGGTCAGTGACGAGGCCTGGGCCGAGGCTGCACAGCAGGTGGAAAGTCACCTGAAGATGAATCTGGAAGTGGTTGACGCCCAGGGCAAGTTCCTCGGTGAGGGCCGTGACCTGGCGCAATTGACCGCGCGTTTCGTTGAAGCCAGCCAGGCCGCGCTGGCCGTGCCACAAACCGCGAAAAGCCAGCAGCCGGTGGAAGCCAAGGTGTTCGCGGCGGTGGCCGAGAAGACTCAACAAAATATTGCCGGGCTGTCGATGACAGTCTACCCGGCGCTGATCGAAGAAAACGGCACGGTCAAGGAAGGGCGGTTCTCTACGGCCGCCGAAGCCGAATTCCAGCATCGTCGGGCCTTGCAGCGCCTGTTGATGCAGCAATTGGCCGAGCCGGCAAAGTTCCTGCGCGGCAAGTTGCCTGGCTTGACCGAGCTTGGGCTGATGTACCGTGAACTGGGACGCATCGATGCGCTGGTGGAAGACATTCTGCTGGCCAGTCTCGACAATTGCATACTGGAAGGCGAGGCCAGCCTGCCGCGTGATGGCTCGGGCCTGGCCGCGTTGGCCGAGCGCAAGCGCGGCGGTTGGACCGAACATGCCGAGCGCCTGGCGCGGTTGACCCTGGAGGTGCTGAAGCTGTGGCACGGCTTGCAAAAACGCTTCAAAGGCAAGATCGACCTGGCCCAGGCCGTGGCGTTGAACGATATCAAGCAGCAGTTGAGCAATCTGGTCTACCCAGGTTTCGTACGCGAAACGCCCGCGCAGTGGTTCAAGGAATTGCCGCGTTACCTCAAGGCCATTGAGCTGCGTCTAGAGAAACTGCCGGGACAGGTGCAGAAAGACCGGGTCTGGAGCACCGAGTTGAGCGGCCTGTGGAGCCAGTACCAGACGCGCCTGAACAAGCATGCGCAGGAAGGCAAGCGCGATCCGCAACTGGAGCTGTACCGCTGGTGGCTGGAGGAGTATCGGGTGTCGTTGTTTGCCCAGCAGTTGGGTACCAAGGTGCCGATCTCCGATAAGCGTTTGAGCAAGCAGTGGAGCCAAGTGGAAGCCTGA
- the aceK gene encoding bifunctional isocitrate dehydrogenase kinase/phosphatase — MPQQTPAIDAAQSIATMILGGFDDYREHFRQITDGARERFEKAQWQEAQAASAARINLYEDKVGEVSARLRGSFADDTLLEIQSWPLVKSAYISLIDLRFDDELSETWYNSIFCGLFSHDLISDGCMFIHTTRPSLRRARAAQTRSYKPQGKLAEMLEQVFSDYRFSEPYADLAADLRRLEAQLRENLPDWVCKDPQLNVELFSSVLYRNKGAYLVGRLYTRDEQWPLVIPLLHREGRGIQIDALITDEAEVSIIFSFTRSYFMVDVPVPAEFIGFLKRILPGKHIAELYTSIGFYKHGKSEFYRSLINHLATTDDQFIMAPGVRGMVMSVFTLPGFNTVFKIIKDRFSPSKNVNRATVIEKYRLVKSVDRVGRMADTQEFADFRFPLSKFEPACLAELLEVAAGTVEVEGDSVLIRHCWTERRMTPLNLYLENASEAQVREALEDYGLAIKQLAAANIFPGDMLLKNFGVTRHGRVVFYDYDEICFLTEANFRHIPTPRTPEDEMASEPWYSIGPLDVFPEEFPPFLFADAGQRRLFNELHGELYNADYWKGLQDAIRAGKVIDVFPYRRKGLENE; from the coding sequence ATGCCGCAGCAAACGCCTGCCATCGACGCCGCGCAGTCCATTGCCACGATGATCCTCGGTGGCTTTGACGATTACCGCGAGCATTTTCGCCAGATCACCGATGGCGCCCGCGAGCGTTTCGAAAAGGCTCAATGGCAAGAGGCACAGGCTGCGTCGGCAGCGCGCATCAACCTGTACGAAGACAAGGTCGGTGAGGTCAGCGCACGTCTACGTGGCTCCTTCGCCGATGACACATTGCTCGAGATCCAATCCTGGCCGTTGGTCAAAAGCGCCTATATCAGCCTGATCGACCTGCGTTTCGACGATGAGCTGTCAGAGACCTGGTACAACTCGATCTTTTGCGGGCTGTTCAGCCATGACTTGATCAGCGACGGCTGCATGTTCATCCACACCACTCGCCCAAGCCTGCGTCGTGCCCGTGCCGCGCAAACCCGCAGCTACAAACCCCAGGGCAAACTGGCGGAGATGTTGGAGCAGGTATTCAGCGACTACCGTTTCAGTGAGCCCTACGCCGACCTGGCCGCTGATCTGCGCCGTTTGGAGGCGCAGTTGCGCGAAAACCTGCCGGATTGGGTGTGCAAGGACCCGCAACTGAATGTCGAGCTGTTTTCCTCGGTGCTCTATCGCAACAAGGGTGCCTATCTGGTGGGGCGTCTTTACACCCGGGATGAGCAATGGCCGCTGGTGATTCCATTGCTGCACCGCGAAGGGCGAGGCATCCAGATCGATGCGCTGATCACCGACGAAGCCGAGGTCTCGATCATCTTTTCCTTCACCCGTTCCTATTTCATGGTGGATGTACCGGTGCCGGCGGAATTCATCGGCTTTCTCAAGCGCATCCTGCCGGGCAAGCATATCGCCGAGCTGTACACCTCGATCGGTTTCTACAAGCACGGCAAGTCTGAATTCTATCGTTCCTTGATCAATCATCTGGCGACCACCGACGACCAGTTCATCATGGCCCCCGGTGTGCGCGGCATGGTCATGAGCGTGTTTACGCTGCCGGGTTTCAATACGGTATTCAAGATCATCAAGGACCGTTTTTCACCCTCGAAAAACGTCAACCGCGCCACGGTGATCGAGAAGTACCGGCTGGTGAAAAGTGTTGACCGCGTCGGGCGCATGGCCGATACCCAGGAGTTCGCGGACTTCCGCTTTCCCCTGAGCAAGTTCGAGCCCGCATGCCTGGCGGAATTGCTCGAAGTAGCGGCCGGGACGGTCGAAGTGGAGGGCGATAGCGTGCTGATCCGCCACTGCTGGACCGAGCGTCGCATGACTCCGCTCAACCTGTATCTGGAAAACGCCAGCGAGGCCCAGGTGCGCGAAGCGCTGGAAGATTATGGCCTGGCGATCAAGCAACTGGCGGCGGCGAATATTTTCCCCGGCGACATGCTGCTGAAGAACTTTGGTGTGACCCGGCATGGGCGCGTGGTGTTCTATGACTATGATGAAATCTGTTTCCTGACCGAAGCCAACTTCCGGCACATCCCGACGCCGCGCACACCGGAAGATGAAATGGCCTCGGAGCCGTGGTATTCGATTGGGCCGCTGGATGTGTTTCCCGAAGAATTCCCGCCGTTCCTGTTTGCCGATGCCGGTCAAAGACGCTTGTTCAATGAGTTGCATGGCGAGTTGTACAACGCCGATTACTGGAAGGGTCTGCAGGACGCTATCCGGGCGGGGAAAGTGATCGATGTGTTTCCGTACCGGCGCAAGGGCCTGGAAAACGAATGA